Below is a genomic region from Lineus longissimus chromosome 4, tnLinLong1.2, whole genome shotgun sequence.
ATCTGGAAGCCTGCAAGGCTGATAAAAGGTAAGCTATCTGTGTTAAGAGTGCGATAGTTGCAGTTGCCCCATTGGCTTGCTCTAGTTTCATGCCGTTTCCACTGTACCAGGTTGGGAGTGTATGGTGTGGGGATGACTTGATACTAGAAGAACCCTGATACTGAGAGTAAGAGTACCCTACTTGGCTTCACCAGAGCCAGCAACAATAAGATACTAAGAAGAATATTTTCCTTTTCAGAGTTTTCCAGCCATCTTTGGAGGGATTCTTCGAAGATGTGATTGAACAAACCAATCCTGCCAATCAAATTGACAATGAATACAAGTGAGTGATACTCTGGATCATCTTTATGTTAGATTATGCCTTGGTGAATTAATTCCTGGGAGACCAGTAGTGACAACAAAAAGAGTGCTAGAGGAGGTATTTTCCAAATCAGTAAAGAAAGTTTACCTTTTATCTACCTTTAGGTTTGTCCATGGTGAGAGATTCAACTGTTGTGTAAACTTTTCCACAAATTTTCATTTCCAGGGACTACCTGAAACCTAACTGGCAGTGGGTTGCCCTGCGGCTTCTATCAAAGAGAAGTCCACACTTTTTCTCTCCAACGAATCAACCAGGAAAGACACTTGTGCAGTACTTGGAGAATTTATTGGGGCAAATGGCAAAAGAGATGCCAGTAAGTGAATTTTGCTACCACTTTGAATGACATTTATTTTGCAGAACATGATATTGAATGGCCAATGTTAAGAGGCAGATTGAAGATCAGGGAAGAAGAGAAGTGTGTCAAAGTTTACAGAAACGCCATTATACTTTGAATTGTCTGAAGCTCCTTGAGTTTGGTGTTGTACATTGTGGCAGAAATCTATAAAGGTGCCCTGTGCATTTCTGAAGATGGTCCGTCATGAAGGAATTCTCAGCGTTACCCTTACAACTTGAACTTAATTGTTTTGTAGTCAGCAACTGAAGATCAGAAGGTTGATGAAGAGGAAGGAATCAAGGAGGACCAAGGACAGGATGAAGAGTTACAGGAAGAGCCAGGTAGGCAGTGAATTCTCGGGGGAAAAAACCTGCATGGTGCTTCTCTTGTGGAAATGGATGCCTTGAACCAAAGGCAAATTGCTTCACCAAATTGTTTTTTAAGTTCGAAAGCCATTCTGGTGACGTCCAGTTTGGACTATGTAATCTTTTGCAGTCTTGACCTTATAACAAAATTTCACTCATCACGTTTTTTGCAGTGAGAGACGAGAACACGGATCTGTTAAGCTCTGAGCAGATTCAGGCATTGGCTGGTGAACTGGCTGAGGACTGGAGGAGACTCGCCGTCGAGTTGAACTTCTCTGAAGAAGACATCGGAGCATTTGAAaatgaggaagaagaggagaaggCTAGAGCAGAGCAGATGTTACTCTCCTGGCAGGTAAATATCTGGAGGGAACTTGGTTGACATACTTGTATCTCCTGATTGCTTTCTTGGAAACCTATGATGATTACAGTTGTTCTATAGGCTGTTACCatctaggttgttctcttcagaACCATGTCCTTTTAAAAGACCTATCAGGATGAATACGGATAAAGTCACTTCGAGGCATTTCTTGATGTTTACATTCTGTTTGATCTGATTTTTAGGTGAGTGCAGGTGATGCGGCCACATCAACTTCACTTCATCAGTCATTGAAAGAGATTGGATTGTCAGCCATTGGAAACAGTGTATTCGGGGCAGATAAGGACAGTTGAGGGAGTTCATGTGCATTATAAGTCAAGGAAAAAAACACTGCCATATTGTAAACTGTGCTCTGTGAAGTTAATTTGGGATGACATGTGATGCTGATAGCCCCTACAAAATCCTCAAGGCTGTGAGGTATCAATCTATGGACAAGCCCAGAATATGGCCTATTGAACAACAGATCAGCAATGCTGCTGCGAGTGTGACGTCTcacattttgtatatttgtgCAAATTCTTGTAAAACAGAAGTCTGAAAGTACAAGTAGAAGTGTGTTTTTTAATAAAAATCTAGCAAACTTCAATCGCGATTTTGTCCTGTGTTGCATTCTTTTGACCACAAGTTTTTGTAAGGTGTTCAGAACAAGATTTACCAATTGGTATCGTTAGATTGTGAGTTCTATTTCTTCCATGTGGCATAAGATTTCAGACTGGAACAGGTTAGATTGTTGCCCCCTATACAAAGTCCAGATGTGACCTTGTCTAAGACAGATGGTCCTCCTTATAGTTGGACTGTGATGTTGTTCTTTGATTGCTTTGTCATTAGAATGGGGGAGAATGCGACACTAACTTGTGTGGCACAGAGACTGTTCTCTGTGTAACAAACATCACTGGTACAGTGACCCTGTCTCTCCTGATAGTACAGTTCAGACAAGTGTGGTAAGATTGTGCCACTGTCCGCGTAGTTTATATTGATGTTTCAGTCTCCCCTAAGTATAGATCGATGTGACACTGAATCGCCTCAATTGCAAGGTTCAAGCATAATCCAACCAATTTCTTGATGATGGGTAATGCTGCTACAAATGCTGCTTCTGTCCACAGTATGTGACTAGTTGGCGCCAACTAATGAGATTGCAAGCTTATATCCAACAGTGTTTAAcgccttcagcgccgaaccacgtagatctgcgttgcccaaatccccctccccttggagctggttatcggagtctcatggacttcatgaaactacgccatcgccatcttcagggcaatatagaaactgaaaagaccaatgatattttcacggccttttcagtttctaccttgccctgaagatggcgatggcgtagttctttcatgaagtccaggaGACTCCGATGACCAGCTCAGAGGGggtttgggccacgtagatctacgtggttcggcacTGAAGGTATCAACTGCGACCCTGTCGCAGCTGCTTGGCCTGAACAAGACATTGTCAATTTTCTATATATATCCTGGCCTTGTCCTGCAATGTAGTTTGATTGCCACAAGTCCTCAGTTCGATCAAGGAGACATCAGTATGGCATCGTCTTACAATATACCCTCAGCTTTGAGCAGCTAAGTTATAAATCATAAGACAAACCCGTGTAATCTCAAATGTGACTTTATTTCAGTCATCTCCCAACTTTTCATAATAAaggcaaaaacaaaacaaaaccaacAGGATACCACATCGCCACTGGTATTCTAATAGCGCTCACTTTTTACATCAATGAACTGGCCTTATAACAAACTGCATAttacagaagtacatgtacactgtggTGTTATTGGGATATTGATGGAGTAACAGTATCCTTCATCCGAGTTGTACATCAGCATGCGTTGAGCTTGACTGTACATTTGAGAACACACAGTATCCAAAGCTCAGAAATTGTgtaattttgaacaaaaacaaaagtctGGCATCACCAACAGATAATtcccctcaatgtattgacattgcccaGCTTCCAGgcaatatgggcggaggctacggaggcaataccgctgaaaGTTCGACTGACTGTGGCACAAAGGAGTTTTTCAATGATTTACGTAATCAACAATTTATCGCCAAAAAAATTTAACTGGAAGAAATAAGCAATCTAAGACAAAGAGTAGGACCAATACCcagaaatgaaatttttgtagAAGATGGAGAAACCATCTAACCAATTAACCCTCTTGGCAGTAGAGCCCAAAATATGCATTCAGACCTTTTCAAGGTGTAGAAGTAAATGTCTCTCCAAAATAAATATATCTTAGTAAATATGCATAGAGGCAATGAAGACGTTTTTTAAACATCTATGTAACAAATACAAATTCACAACAAGTTTGCCAAAGAGCCTTTACTTCCATAAATAAACACCCAGCACTGCTCTCCTTAAATACAGTGTCCCCTTCAAGAGTCAATGAGTACTATGAATCTGTGTGATCTCTGATGATAATACAGCAGCCTCTTCTTTTCCAGAACTATCAGTATCTGGAGCACTCTTATCAACACTAGCAGCACTAGGTAATACTTCAGATCTGTTCAAAGCACCAGGAGTATTTGTTTGCTTTTGTGGAGAATCACAAGAAGACCCAGCATGAGGTGGGACCTCAGAAGTGTTTAAAACAACAATTTTGTAGTGATTGCCATGAGTAGTTTTTGGTACAGAATTAGATAGCACAGCAACAGAACAATCACCAGAACATGTATCAGCTGGGCAGAAGCTGTTAAACTGTCCATCATCCATGAGAACCTGTTCACATTCACTTGCATCTATAACTTCACTTGGACTGTTATCTGAAACAATGTCCTGCACACCACCATCTTTGACACTTTCCAATGTCGACACACCAGGCTTTACAACAACCCGGGCCTCCATTTGCAGCAGTGCTTCAGCCCCTTCTTTCTCTCTTTCACGCTGCTGTTCAGACTCCACAGTATCAAACCCGTCTAAAATTTCTCTGAGACCAGGAGCCTCATATGCGTGCAACTGGACTGTCTTTAGCTTCCTTTTGTACGTCCGCTTCCATCGACCAAATTTATCCCTTTCCATGACATACTTCCCAACCCTTGCATTCCGCTGCTTCTTAGAGGGAAAACGCGTCCTGGATCGGAAATGAAATCTGTTCATTCGAGGAGTTGCATATCTGAAACTTGTACTGCCTTCATTATGCCTTGGGCCAGACGACGTTTGTTTAGAACTTGCACCTGAGGATGATGCAGCTTTGGTCTTACATGTATCAGGGTTGTATATGACGTTCATGTTTGGCTTGTCAGCTTTGAGAGGTCGCTTTGCAAAGTTGCTGAGGGCAGAACACAGGGCAAGGTCTGTCCTGGCGTTTTGTTCAACATTCTTTCGTAATCTTGCAAATGCCGTTTGATAAAGATCGTTCAACAAAAACTTATCTCTGAGTTGTGACAGGAATCCATCCACCCATGTCTCTAGTGTCTGCAAAGAAGATTGAAAATGAATGACTTCAGTAATTAGCACACACAGAGGTAGGCATCAGTTGAAAAGGCAGGGTGCAGGTCAGGGTGAACTGGAAAAGAACATTGTCTTGTAGAAGGGCTCATCATCCTCAATTATAGTAGAGGTGCATGTAGACGGTGAAAAGAGATTTTAAACTTCATTTGAACAACAATTCATCTGATTGCAGGTATTTTCAGGCTACCAATCATACTGTACCAACCATAATGAGACATTCTCATTGAACATAAAGAACTGAATACAAAGAATAAGTTGAGGCCAACCTGTTCCTGTTCTCTTGCTCGAGTTATGATAAAGGGAGGATGCTGCATGTCTGATACGATTGCCTCACCAGCAACATCTGATACGACTCCCTCAGCTACGATATCCATCGGGTATTGCTGCATATGATGATTAGGCACTACCACGCTGTCTGGCCTCGATGCACTTGGCGGAGGTACCTGCCGAAAACCTCCTTGATGGTTGGTGTCTGAATAGACTTGTTGACCGGCAGTCGGGGATGATACATTCTGTTGCATTGTATAATTTGAGGTTTCAGTCAGGATGGATTTCAATACGGGATGGCTTGTCTGGACGATAGTCTGCAGATTCGGGGAAATAGGGAAATGCTGGAGATGACTGGACGCTTGCTCCACACCAATATGACTGAAGTGCTGTGGAATTTGTGATTGAACTTGAGAATGAAGTGGCTGGAAGTGATGCATCTGAGTTGGATAGTACTGTTGTTGAGGACTGTCTTGGTAATGCTGACCAGGTACAGCTATTGCAGCTTGCGTGAAACGGGGTGCGGACTGAAGTTGTGAAATCCCTTGCCAGTTATTTGGTGTTCCTGGAATAGGCGACTGTTCAAGCGAGCTTTGGAGCTGAGGAGAATGGTCCATTGCTTCATTCAAAACACATCCAGGTGGAATACTCAATGTTACATCCATGGCATTGTTTTCACTAGAAGAAGGTACATGTAGTCCCAATGGTTCAGAAAGAGGAGTCGGAAAGTGGTCCGTTTCATTGTCAAAATGACCTTTAGCATCCCCAGTATCAGGCAGTGCTGGCTCTGGAACATTTCTATCAGGAGAAGATACAGGGTCTTGACCACAGGTACATTCCAGTGCTGGTGAGACATTCAACACACCATTGCCATCGTTCAGAGCCCATTCCTGTTTTACTGAGCCGGAAGTATCCTTCAGGGGTTGAAATGGGTGAACAGTTGGCGACTGAGAGAATGCCAACCCCAAGGACTGTAGGTCGGCATAGCTGGCTCCATGCTCCAATGCCTGCACTGCTGCTTGTAGCTCTTCCATCTGGGCAGCTGGCATTGACTGCACAATCATGGAAGAACCATCACCCTTTTGGACAACAACGTTCTGATCAGCAACTTCTGTACTTTGTGACACTGAGAGAAGGACAATTTCAGATAAGGGAACATTATTTTGCTTCTCCTTTCTCTTACCTCGCGATCTCCTTAAAATATTTGGCACAACTTCAGTCTTACTCTTCTTATTTTTCGTCTTAGACTTCACACTATCTTTTGCATTGACTCCTCCACCTGCACTTTTATCAGAACTTTTGATTGGGCCaccaattgttttataataAAGTCTATAACAATATGCCTGATCAGGACAGAGTCTACGATCCTGCTGCACAGCGGTATAGTTATCCCCATGTTCAAGCATGAGGTCAACTTTATGTGCTTTAAGTGCAGTTAGTGGAGTGTGTCCATCATGATATAACTcaactaactttttttcaatgtcCTTACTGACTGAGCGAAATTTTAAAGCAGGCGCAGCATCAAGAGGGTGGTTGTGAAACATTTTGATGATTACTATTGTTGGCCATTCTTTTATATATGGGTCAGCAGATCTAGTATTTTCCAACACACGTTTGACAATGATAGTCAGATTACTTTTGCATTCAAAGTTTTTCCCTTTTCCCACAGTTTTTTTGTTCCTGGTATTATGATGACATCTGAAATCAGCCTTCCACACATTCTTTCGTCCAGAGTCAGGGTAAGTGCGATCTAATCTGTATGTCATCTTGGAAGATTCTTGAAAACCGGCAAACCATTCCTGGGAATATAGAAAAAATTACATTGTAATAATCTAGGCGTGTGCCTTTCAATGTCAACTGTTCATGGTCTGGCAGCCGTCACACAGGTCGCAGTGACAGTGTACAGGTTGACTTGAGGCGAAAGTATAAAAATCCTACTAGAATTTTAATTTAGAATCCACATCTCCAGCTTTGACTAAATGACTAGGCCTTATTCATCTCAGATTAGAGGAAAATAACATTGTCAACAATTCAAGAAGTCAGAAATAAATACAAAGATTgcaaaactgaagaaaatggTACTGATACTTTCACATTAGGTGGCTATGACCCACCTAATGTGAAGTATCCTATACACCCAGTACAACAGCCACAGTGTACATCGCTCTGAGCTCGATC
It encodes:
- the LOC135485977 gene encoding uncharacterized protein LOC135485977 — protein: MADLQEEANLENISSKQEFISLLPIDYSYFITSIEKANDDKDDYIVIFRIKGITTEEKAREWFAGFQESSKMTYRLDRTYPDSGRKNVWKADFRCHHNTRNKKTVGKGKNFECKSNLTIIVKRVLENTRSADPYIKEWPTIVIIKMFHNHPLDAAPALKFRSVSKDIEKKLVELYHDGHTPLTALKAHKVDLMLEHGDNYTAVQQDRRLCPDQAYCYRLYYKTIGGPIKSSDKSAGGGVNAKDSVKSKTKNKKSKTEVVPNILRRSRGKRKEKQNNVPLSEIVLLSVSQSTEVADQNVVVQKGDGSSMIVQSMPAAQMEELQAAVQALEHGASYADLQSLGLAFSQSPTVHPFQPLKDTSGSVKQEWALNDGNGVLNVSPALECTCGQDPVSSPDRNVPEPALPDTGDAKGHFDNETDHFPTPLSEPLGLHVPSSSENNAMDVTLSIPPGCVLNEAMDHSPQLQSSLEQSPIPGTPNNWQGISQLQSAPRFTQAAIAVPGQHYQDSPQQQYYPTQMHHFQPLHSQVQSQIPQHFSHIGVEQASSHLQHFPISPNLQTIVQTSHPVLKSILTETSNYTMQQNVSSPTAGQQVYSDTNHQGGFRQVPPPSASRPDSVVVPNHHMQQYPMDIVAEGVVSDVAGEAIVSDMQHPPFIITRAREQEQTLETWVDGFLSQLRDKFLLNDLYQTAFARLRKNVEQNARTDLALCSALSNFAKRPLKADKPNMNVIYNPDTCKTKAASSSGASSKQTSSGPRHNEGSTSFRYATPRMNRFHFRSRTRFPSKKQRNARVGKYVMERDKFGRWKRTYKRKLKTVQLHAYEAPGLREILDGFDTVESEQQREREKEGAEALLQMEARVVVKPGVSTLESVKDGGVQDIVSDNSPSEVIDASECEQVLMDDGQFNSFCPADTCSGDCSVAVLSNSVPKTTHGNHYKIVVLNTSEVPPHAGSSCDSPQKQTNTPGALNRSEVLPSAASVDKSAPDTDSSGKEEAAVLSSEITQIHSTH